One Prosthecochloris marina DNA segment encodes these proteins:
- a CDS encoding cytochrome ubiquinol oxidase subunit I translates to MEALFLARLQFALTSVFHFFFVPLTLGLSIFVAIMETAYVKTGNDMYKRLTKFWGNIFLINFAVGVVTGIVLEFQFGLNWSEYSRFVGDIFGVPLAIEALLAFFLESTFLGIWVFGWDRLSKKLHAATIWIVAIASNLSALWILVANSFMQSPVGYRLSEDGSRAEMTDFWALLFNPHVWAQFPHVIAGGITTGAFLVIAISTYHLTRKKENNEPFKQSLRYGAVYAFAGTILVTLAGHTQMQDLLRTQPMKVAAAEALWETENPASFSLFTIGNEEELRDVFSIRIPGLLSFLAFNSFEGEVKGIKELQAEYEKTYGPGNYVPPIAISYWSFRLMVGAGTLMLVIASLSLFYVIRNRYMFPSWAEKLMLWSFLLPYLANTTGWILAEIGRQPWIVFGLLRTEEAVTPASVVSSSEVMFSMIVFVLIYSALTLANIFLIKKSAIAGLQSQEPTEGRI, encoded by the coding sequence ATGGAGGCACTGTTTCTGGCCCGGCTGCAGTTTGCTCTGACTTCGGTATTTCATTTCTTTTTTGTCCCGCTGACCCTTGGCCTTTCAATCTTCGTTGCCATTATGGAAACTGCCTATGTAAAAACCGGCAACGATATGTACAAACGATTGACTAAATTCTGGGGCAATATTTTTCTGATAAATTTCGCCGTCGGTGTTGTTACCGGAATTGTGTTGGAGTTTCAGTTCGGCCTCAACTGGTCGGAATATTCCCGCTTCGTAGGAGACATTTTCGGAGTCCCTCTGGCCATAGAAGCTTTACTGGCCTTTTTCCTCGAATCCACCTTTCTCGGCATATGGGTGTTCGGATGGGACAGACTCTCCAAAAAACTTCATGCCGCAACTATCTGGATCGTAGCGATTGCATCGAATCTATCCGCTCTATGGATTCTCGTCGCAAACTCGTTCATGCAGTCTCCTGTCGGATATCGCTTGTCTGAAGATGGTTCAAGAGCTGAAATGACCGATTTCTGGGCTCTGCTTTTCAACCCGCATGTCTGGGCCCAGTTCCCACATGTCATTGCCGGAGGAATTACAACGGGGGCATTTCTTGTTATCGCCATAAGCACCTATCACCTCACAAGAAAAAAAGAAAACAACGAACCTTTTAAACAATCACTCAGATACGGAGCGGTTTATGCTTTTGCCGGCACCATACTTGTCACTTTAGCCGGACACACTCAAATGCAAGATCTGCTCAGAACGCAACCGATGAAGGTTGCTGCAGCCGAAGCTCTCTGGGAAACTGAAAATCCCGCCAGCTTTTCGCTTTTTACAATCGGAAACGAAGAGGAACTCAGGGATGTATTTTCCATAAGAATCCCAGGCCTGCTCTCATTCCTGGCCTTCAACTCATTTGAAGGTGAAGTCAAAGGGATCAAAGAGTTGCAGGCTGAATACGAAAAAACCTACGGACCGGGCAACTACGTCCCCCCCATAGCCATCTCCTACTGGAGTTTCCGCCTGATGGTGGGTGCAGGAACGCTTATGCTCGTCATTGCATCTCTGTCACTGTTTTACGTAATCAGAAACCGTTACATGTTTCCTTCATGGGCAGAAAAGCTTATGCTCTGGTCATTCCTGCTTCCCTACCTGGCAAACACTACCGGGTGGATTCTAGCTGAAATAGGACGTCAGCCATGGATTGTTTTCGGATTGCTGAGAACCGAAGAAGCTGTCACTCCGGCCTCGGTTGTCAGCAGTAGCGAAGTCATGTTCTCCATGATTGTTTTTGTGTTGATCTACAGTGCCCTGACCCTTGCTAACATTTTTTTGATTAAAAAATCTGCTATAGCCGGGCTTCAGTCTCAGGAACCAACCGAAGGGAGAATATAA
- the cydD gene encoding thiol reductant ABC exporter subunit CydD, translated as MNLDRRLLLLVKQYPFPFIASVVFGVLGGAFLIGQAAILSSVISAVFLENAELTNILSLLGLFGIISVCRAVFSWASQSEANRGTLKIKKLLHKRLLLKISDLGPPYTGSTGSGQLSAKLLRGVEALDPYFSQYIPQIALSLLIPLFIIFAVFPADMLTALILLVTAPLIPVFMVLIGKAAQKATEKQWQALSRMSGNFLDVLQGLTTLKLFGRSKERVRSISEISESFRHSTMKVLKVAFLSSLALELVSTISTAIIAVEIGLRLLTGSIAFKPAFFILLLTPDFYLPLRQLGTKFHAGMEGASAAKDIFNVLEKKGFQKTSAATPSSLPDISKEPIIFEKVFFSYTGDSSYTLKNVSCRIAPDGVTAVTGPSGAGKTTFINMLLRFIDPQKGRITLGTADLQKIGRDEWQKMISWVPQHPYIFNTSLRENLLLANKDASEQELMQAIEYSCLGSFISSLPKGLDTPVGEQGAGISGGEAQRLSFARAFLKNAPILILDEPTSHTDPGLEKQLLASMNQLVEGKTTILIAHRLSTVENADQILVFDKGSIIQSGTHSSLLQEEGFYKSALQVFEEDSTS; from the coding sequence ATGAATCTTGACAGGCGGCTTCTCCTGCTGGTTAAGCAATATCCATTCCCATTTATCGCATCGGTAGTATTCGGTGTTCTTGGAGGAGCTTTCCTGATCGGTCAGGCAGCCATTTTGAGCAGTGTTATCAGTGCCGTTTTTTTGGAAAATGCCGAGCTTACTAACATTCTTAGCTTACTCGGACTTTTCGGGATTATCAGCGTTTGTCGTGCCGTTTTCAGCTGGGCCAGTCAGAGTGAAGCAAACCGGGGAACCCTGAAAATAAAGAAACTGCTTCATAAACGGTTGCTTCTCAAAATTTCCGATCTTGGACCTCCTTACACGGGATCGACCGGGAGTGGACAGCTCAGTGCGAAACTGCTCAGAGGCGTTGAGGCTCTTGATCCGTACTTCAGCCAGTACATTCCTCAGATAGCTCTATCCCTTCTCATACCGCTTTTCATTATTTTCGCGGTATTTCCTGCAGATATGCTGACCGCTCTCATCTTGCTTGTGACAGCACCTCTCATTCCGGTTTTTATGGTACTCATTGGAAAAGCCGCACAGAAAGCAACTGAAAAACAGTGGCAGGCTCTTTCAAGAATGAGCGGCAATTTCCTGGATGTACTCCAGGGGCTGACAACTCTGAAGCTGTTTGGAAGAAGCAAAGAAAGAGTCCGCTCCATATCAGAAATAAGCGAATCTTTCCGTCATTCCACTATGAAGGTCCTGAAAGTCGCGTTTCTCTCCTCTTTAGCCCTCGAACTTGTAAGCACCATCAGTACGGCAATCATTGCTGTAGAAATCGGTTTGCGGCTCCTCACAGGATCGATAGCGTTCAAGCCCGCTTTTTTTATTCTTCTACTGACTCCTGATTTCTATCTCCCCCTTCGCCAGCTCGGCACAAAATTTCATGCAGGAATGGAGGGGGCAAGTGCTGCAAAAGATATTTTCAACGTGCTCGAAAAAAAAGGTTTTCAGAAAACATCAGCAGCCACTCCCTCGTCTTTACCAGACATATCGAAGGAGCCGATTATTTTCGAAAAAGTCTTTTTTTCCTATACCGGAGACAGTTCGTACACATTGAAAAATGTCAGCTGCAGGATAGCTCCTGACGGCGTCACGGCAGTGACCGGCCCTAGTGGAGCAGGTAAAACCACATTCATCAATATGCTCCTGCGCTTCATCGATCCCCAAAAGGGAAGAATCACACTCGGAACGGCCGATCTGCAAAAGATCGGTCGTGATGAGTGGCAAAAAATGATATCGTGGGTACCACAGCACCCGTATATTTTCAATACAAGTCTGCGTGAAAACCTGCTTCTTGCAAACAAAGATGCTTCTGAACAAGAGCTGATGCAAGCAATTGAGTACAGTTGCCTCGGCTCTTTTATCAGCTCTCTTCCCAAAGGACTCGATACGCCTGTAGGTGAACAGGGAGCCGGAATAAGCGGAGGAGAAGCCCAACGCCTCTCATTTGCGCGTGCATTCCTGAAAAATGCACCGATCCTCATTCTTGACGAACCTACATCACACACCGACCCGGGCCTTGAAAAGCAGCTTCTTGCATCGATGAACCAGCTTGTCGAAGGCAAAACAACCATACTGATCGCTCACCGCCTGAGCACGGTTGAAAACGCCGACCAAATCCTTGTGTTCGACAAAGGATCTATCATACAATCCGGAACACATTCCTCCCTTTTGCAAGAAGAAGGATTTTACAAAAGCGCCTTACAGGTTTTCGAGGAGGATTCAACATCATGA
- the mtnA gene encoding S-methyl-5-thioribose-1-phosphate isomerase, whose product MIDAVSFENDTLGYLDQRFLPLKEEYIKTKSHLEAIEAIKTLAVRGAPLIGIVAGYTVILGLNSYQGTKDEFPLYFEKLIQDVEASRPTAVNLFFATACMKAVYDTSFTSDSLEELFAKMLVAARKIHTDEIANCDAMARHGVELIRHDLAETLKTRKLNVLTHCNTGTLATGGSGTALGVIKQAWQEGLIEKVITAESRPLLQGLRLTAWELETENIPFLSISDSSSAFLMQKGMIDFGIVGADRIAANGDTANKIGTFAHAVSAAAHNIPYYIAAPVSTIDITIEDGSHIPIEERSADELRTIFGTQVATPSTPVLNYAFDVTPNQYIRGIVTDKKAVVGNYAEDLKKLIT is encoded by the coding sequence ATGATCGACGCAGTTTCTTTCGAAAACGATACTCTCGGCTACCTTGACCAGCGATTTCTGCCACTGAAAGAAGAGTATATCAAAACCAAAAGCCATCTCGAAGCTATTGAAGCAATAAAAACTCTGGCGGTGAGAGGCGCACCTCTCATCGGCATAGTTGCAGGCTATACCGTGATACTGGGCTTGAACAGTTACCAGGGAACGAAGGATGAGTTTCCGCTTTATTTCGAAAAACTCATTCAAGATGTCGAGGCATCGAGGCCAACCGCTGTAAACCTTTTTTTCGCAACAGCATGTATGAAAGCAGTTTACGACACCAGCTTCACTTCGGACTCTCTTGAAGAACTTTTTGCAAAGATGCTTGTTGCTGCAAGAAAAATTCATACCGACGAGATTGCCAATTGCGATGCCATGGCCCGACACGGTGTGGAACTCATTCGGCATGACCTTGCAGAAACGCTCAAGACCAGAAAACTCAACGTCCTCACACATTGCAACACAGGCACACTCGCCACAGGAGGATCCGGAACAGCTCTGGGAGTCATCAAGCAGGCCTGGCAGGAAGGTCTGATTGAAAAAGTAATCACTGCTGAAAGTCGGCCTTTGCTTCAGGGACTTCGCCTGACCGCATGGGAGCTTGAAACGGAAAACATACCGTTCCTGTCGATCTCTGATTCATCCTCAGCGTTCCTCATGCAGAAAGGTATGATTGATTTCGGCATCGTAGGAGCTGACCGAATTGCGGCAAATGGTGATACGGCCAATAAAATCGGGACATTCGCCCATGCAGTCAGCGCAGCCGCTCATAACATACCATATTACATTGCTGCGCCAGTATCGACTATCGATATAACCATTGAAGACGGTTCCCACATTCCAATCGAGGAGCGCAGTGCCGATGAACTCAGAACAATTTTCGGAACCCAGGTTGCAACACCTTCCACTCCTGTCCTGAACTACGCATTCGATGTAACTCCCAACCAATACATCAGGGGCATCGTTACCGACAAAAAAGCCGTAGTCGGCAATTACGCCGAGGACCTGAAAAAGCTCATAACCTGA
- a CDS encoding phosphatase PAP2 family protein, which translates to MSKTVSAITGLVTLILVCTASYIWLDRPVTDFFLDLQESMLYRIFKQITRLGESQWYLAGGLLLWLFYRKKDPLNAGGGLLLLSSVALSGIVAYTLKSLLGRARPRLYDHHQIYGFDFFHLEYAWQSFPSGHSATAIGAASAMALIFPRYKIFFYIVGVSVAASRIILAQHWLSDVIAGSILGLATTILLYNKYFRKTMYDKPF; encoded by the coding sequence ATGTCAAAAACCGTCTCGGCAATCACAGGTCTTGTTACCCTGATCCTCGTTTGTACTGCAAGCTATATCTGGCTTGACCGTCCTGTTACCGATTTTTTTCTTGACCTCCAGGAAAGCATGCTGTACCGGATCTTCAAGCAGATCACAAGGCTTGGTGAATCTCAATGGTACCTTGCCGGGGGGTTACTCTTATGGCTGTTCTACAGAAAAAAAGATCCGCTCAATGCGGGTGGCGGCCTGCTGCTCCTGAGTTCCGTCGCATTGTCGGGAATCGTTGCCTATACCCTTAAAAGCCTTCTTGGCAGAGCACGGCCAAGGCTTTATGATCACCATCAAATCTATGGATTTGATTTTTTTCACCTCGAGTATGCCTGGCAATCATTTCCTTCCGGCCATTCAGCCACAGCGATAGGAGCAGCCTCTGCGATGGCTCTGATTTTCCCACGCTACAAAATATTTTTCTATATCGTAGGGGTTAGCGTTGCTGCGAGCAGAATCATTCTTGCCCAACACTGGCTCAGTGATGTCATAGCCGGCTCAATCCTCGGTTTAGCCACAACCATCCTGCTTTACAACAAATATTTCCGGAAAACCATGTATGACAAGCCATTCTGA
- the cydC gene encoding thiol reductant ABC exporter subunit CydC has translation MKELLRLLGIIRTYHWWMILAATLGFATIGSGIGLLMSSAYIIAKAALQLPFHELQLGIAGVRLFGLARGVLRYIERLVSHSTTFKILSGLRVWFYESLEPLAPARLLQYKSGDLLQRITKDIDSLENLYSRVIAPPLTAIMISALLWFLLGSFSPMFSITLLCFHAFAAVGIPLFTGHINRGTATKMAGIQAELQSMTIDFVQGLGDLMLFNRLDDHTEKLYRLKTDELKLQRKQALIQRLHEPLIGLLMNSAVLALLWTLTPQVSNGTIDGIYTAVIIIAVMASFEAFLPLPDATHHLETSATAGKRLFEIIDTKPAVPSPHHPERFPDVHSIKFENISFTYPQTFTPTLSSLSLQIEEGEKVAIIGPSGAGKSTITSLLLRFWEPSQGDICIGDRSIRNLDPETIRKNIGIVSQKTYLFSTSIRENLLLAKPDADDKELKNSLTFAGLSSFTTKLDQWVGQHGMKLSGGERQRMAIARMLLQDAPIIVLDEATANLDTVTEKSVIQSILGLCNKQPAKTLLVITHRLRDMAQFDKIVVLEKGCIVEQGAHHELLKKNGLYASMWSLQHRQTPPELLTDS, from the coding sequence ATGAAAGAACTGTTGAGGCTTCTCGGTATCATTCGGACATATCACTGGTGGATGATTCTTGCCGCCACTCTGGGTTTCGCCACAATCGGAAGCGGTATAGGCTTGCTCATGTCTTCAGCGTATATAATCGCCAAAGCTGCATTGCAACTGCCATTTCACGAACTCCAGCTCGGTATTGCCGGAGTCAGACTCTTCGGTCTGGCACGAGGCGTTCTCCGTTATATAGAAAGACTTGTTTCTCACAGCACAACCTTCAAAATCCTCTCGGGATTACGGGTCTGGTTTTATGAATCTCTCGAACCTCTCGCCCCAGCAAGGCTTCTTCAATACAAAAGCGGGGATCTTCTGCAAAGAATAACAAAAGACATTGATTCACTCGAAAACCTCTATTCACGTGTCATTGCCCCCCCGTTGACAGCAATCATGATCTCGGCCCTGCTCTGGTTTCTTTTGGGGAGCTTTTCTCCGATGTTTTCCATTACACTACTTTGTTTTCATGCGTTTGCAGCAGTAGGTATTCCGCTTTTTACCGGTCACATCAACCGGGGAACGGCAACAAAGATGGCCGGAATCCAGGCCGAACTGCAGAGTATGACTATCGACTTTGTGCAGGGCCTTGGTGACCTGATGCTTTTCAACCGGCTTGACGATCACACGGAAAAACTGTATCGACTGAAAACGGATGAGCTGAAGCTGCAAAGAAAGCAGGCACTCATTCAACGATTGCATGAACCGCTGATCGGGCTCCTGATGAACAGTGCCGTTCTTGCCCTTTTATGGACTCTGACGCCACAGGTATCCAACGGCACCATCGATGGAATTTATACCGCTGTCATCATTATCGCTGTCATGGCGTCTTTCGAGGCGTTTCTCCCCCTGCCGGACGCCACCCACCATCTTGAAACCAGCGCAACAGCCGGAAAAAGGCTTTTCGAAATTATAGACACGAAACCTGCTGTCCCATCCCCTCATCATCCGGAGCGGTTTCCGGACGTTCATTCCATCAAGTTCGAAAATATATCTTTCACCTATCCACAAACATTCACACCAACACTCTCATCCCTGTCTTTGCAGATCGAAGAAGGGGAAAAGGTTGCTATTATCGGACCAAGTGGAGCGGGCAAATCGACCATAACCAGCTTGTTGTTGAGGTTCTGGGAGCCGTCACAGGGAGACATCTGTATAGGCGATAGAAGCATCAGGAACCTCGATCCGGAAACGATCCGCAAAAACATCGGTATCGTCAGCCAGAAAACCTATCTTTTCAGCACCTCTATCAGGGAAAACCTGCTTCTGGCAAAACCGGATGCAGATGACAAAGAACTGAAAAATTCACTGACATTCGCCGGACTCTCATCGTTTACAACCAAGCTTGATCAATGGGTAGGGCAACACGGCATGAAACTGAGCGGTGGAGAAAGACAAAGAATGGCAATTGCAAGAATGCTTTTGCAGGATGCACCGATTATCGTGCTTGATGAAGCAACGGCAAATCTCGATACAGTCACTGAAAAAAGTGTGATACAGAGCATTCTGGGACTATGCAACAAACAACCCGCAAAGACCTTGCTCGTTATCACTCATCGCCTGCGCGACATGGCACAGTTCGACAAGATAGTTGTTCTTGAAAAAGGCTGTATCGTCGAGCAGGGAGCTCATCATGAGCTTTTGAAAAAAAACGGTCTCTACGCTTCAATGTGGTCACTGCAGCACCGGCAGACCCCTCCTGAACTCCTGACCGACTCATAG
- the cydB gene encoding cytochrome d ubiquinol oxidase subunit II, giving the protein MDLETLQTIWFVLVAVLFTGFFFLEGFDYGVGIVLPFLSKEDRDRRTVINTIGPFWDGNEVWLITAGGAMFAAFPHWYATLFSGFYLALILMLVALIIRGVAFEFRSKSDNPAWRNMWDWGIFFGSAVPALLWGIAFANIIRGVPIDQSMNYVGGFLDLLNPYAILCGIASFCIFTLHGSVFLTLKTKGELHEKSMSFAKKSWAPATLLSFAFTVYTFIETDLFARLGINPGIVPVFSVVALASVFFLLKNNASGWAFAMTGIAIAFSTITIFLGLFPRVMVSSLNPEWTLTIYNTSSSAYTLSIMSIVALVFVPIVLIYQAWTYWIFRKRLGPDSELEY; this is encoded by the coding sequence ATGGACCTTGAAACCTTGCAAACGATCTGGTTTGTTCTTGTCGCAGTACTTTTTACCGGCTTCTTTTTTCTGGAAGGATTCGACTATGGAGTAGGCATCGTGCTCCCTTTTCTCAGCAAAGAAGATCGCGACCGTCGAACGGTCATCAATACCATAGGTCCGTTCTGGGATGGAAACGAAGTCTGGTTGATTACTGCAGGTGGAGCCATGTTTGCCGCATTTCCACATTGGTACGCAACCCTTTTCAGTGGCTTCTACCTTGCATTGATACTGATGCTTGTTGCGCTCATTATCAGGGGGGTAGCCTTCGAATTCCGCAGCAAAAGCGATAATCCCGCCTGGCGGAACATGTGGGACTGGGGGATCTTTTTCGGTAGCGCAGTGCCTGCCCTGTTATGGGGTATCGCTTTTGCCAATATCATAAGAGGAGTTCCGATCGACCAGAGTATGAATTATGTCGGAGGATTTCTTGATCTTCTCAACCCTTACGCTATTCTATGCGGCATAGCTTCCTTCTGCATTTTCACCCTTCATGGATCGGTGTTTCTCACCTTGAAAACCAAAGGTGAATTACATGAGAAATCAATGAGTTTTGCAAAAAAAAGCTGGGCTCCCGCCACCTTGCTTTCGTTTGCTTTTACCGTCTATACCTTTATAGAAACCGATCTGTTTGCAAGACTCGGTATCAACCCCGGTATTGTGCCGGTTTTCAGCGTCGTTGCGCTAGCCTCGGTCTTTTTTCTTCTGAAAAATAATGCAAGCGGCTGGGCATTTGCCATGACCGGTATTGCAATAGCATTTTCAACCATCACCATTTTTCTCGGCCTGTTCCCTAGAGTTATGGTATCGAGCCTTAACCCGGAATGGACCCTGACCATCTATAACACTTCGTCATCTGCATATACGTTGAGCATTATGAGCATCGTCGCCCTGGTATTCGTGCCAATCGTGCTGATCTATCAAGCATGGACATACTGGATTTTTCGTAAAAGGCTCGGGCCCGATTCGGAACTCGAATACTAA
- a CDS encoding Hpt domain-containing protein has translation MKHWLKKDRTGEQESHHSESSGHSLQVFNYNDFLDRVMGDKELAMSILEEFTELIGQHAEKLRQAVESGDHETVRQIGHMIKGESGNISAPALYESAYAMEKSGKTQDRAEQQALLPTLLENIETLKKVIRETVQKRSR, from the coding sequence ATGAAACACTGGTTAAAGAAAGACAGAACCGGAGAACAAGAATCTCATCACAGCGAGTCATCCGGTCATTCATTGCAAGTTTTCAATTACAATGATTTTCTCGATCGCGTCATGGGAGACAAAGAACTCGCCATGAGTATCCTGGAAGAATTCACCGAACTGATCGGACAACACGCTGAAAAACTCCGGCAAGCCGTCGAATCAGGGGACCATGAAACTGTCAGGCAGATTGGACACATGATCAAAGGTGAATCGGGCAACATCAGCGCACCTGCACTGTATGAAAGCGCTTATGCAATGGAAAAATCCGGAAAAACACAAGACCGGGCCGAGCAACAGGCGCTTCTTCCGACACTTCTTGAAAATATAGAAACCCTTAAAAAAGTGATCAGAGAAACAGTGCAAAAAAGATCCCGTTAA